The Pelagibacterium halotolerans B2 genome has a segment encoding these proteins:
- a CDS encoding NAD-glutamate dehydrogenase — MIDTTQALRPWRDRLIALRSERPDLARFVTNALRSADEQDLLLYPPPTLETLLETAFSHIGQRTPGKAEIRIWTPDPEMISGVTIIDIYSADTPFIVDSALAAIRAAGGSIRFMTHPAVVVDDTVTPWRVIEETEGARKESVLQVHIDTPSDPHALSVISEELTQTMAQVRAAVVDWRDMLERLRNAVVAYRAHPPAMREQALTEAIHFLAWLADHNFTFLGMREYRLTGEGEDRTLVPLEGSGLGILRDPDYLYLRQGTRYVHMNGQHLAFLATDEPLMVTKANRRSLVHRRVHMDYVGIKTFDPDGTITGELRILGLFTSASLATPVHEVPLIRRKIAEVMRQSGFDPRSHAGKALMNTLDNYPRDELFQISQNELFEFANVIATLPDRPRVRVLPRIDRFDNFVSVLVYLPRDRFDSNVRARIGEYLATRYEGRVSAFAPDFPEGDLARVHFIIGRNGGPTPRPDREALEAEISELTRTFADRLLSAAPRPGDIADYASAFSADYQVAHSHADALDDIAVFKALGPDNPLAVRLSRGTEGPASLTLNVYHRADPIPLSARVPMLENFGFSVIDERTYTIHPLGPQPRFLHAMSIRTSDGTEIDLGESARRIEDGILAVSSGLVENDGYNRLTLTAGLGHTDVAILRALGRYLKQVGIAWSQTYIWTALSVHPATASALVELFHTLHDPHIDADREAAAQTLRAEIAAGLETITSIDEDRIIRRLLNLIEASVRTNLYQRVDGKPRPALAIKFDATRLEGIPQPRPWREIFVYSPRVEGIHMRGGPIARGGLRWSDRAEDFRTEILGLVKAQMVKNAVIVPVGAKGGFVPRLMPASPDRDTFLAEGTACYKIFVSSLLDVTDNLIGDTVLPPEEIFRRDGDDPYLVVAADKGTASFSDTANAISESRDFWLGDAFASGGSAGYDHKKMGITARGGWEAVKRHFREIDIDIQTQPFTVAGVGDMSGDVFGNGMLLSPKIRLVAAFDHRDIFIDPDPDIEKSLAERERLFALPRSSWQDYDAALISQGGGVFSRQAKSIPLSPQMQTLLDLTGVSASPSEIMSAILRADIDLLWFGGIGTYIRATDETDASVGDKANDAIRVPAQAVRAKVIGEGANLGLTQRGRIEYALNGGRINTDAIDNSAGVNSSDLEVNIKIALSDMVRSGSLAIEDRNSFLVEMTDEVAELCLRNNYLQTLALSLAQRRGMTDFPDMVDFMDELEAAGELDRAVEYLPDDAMLAERAASGAALTRPELAVLLAYAKLTLYGDLLKSPVPDDPYLARELFRYFPETLKSRYPQTIENHRLRREVIATVLSNAMINRGGPAFVTRLTSITAAEPGAVAFAYAAARDSFDLAGLNAAIDDLDTRVSGDTQLALYAEVQGLQVSMALWFLRNEDFSGGLSDMIERYRAGISTIRAALSDLVSPFLAEAVASQEQGFEAGGTPPDLARSIAALSVLSLAPDAVLVAHKCNAEVRDAARAMFAVIEMFRLGRLTEQGAAIDAADRFDRMAIDRALANLTRGLRDLTTDILSSGDGPVEDRIAAWKTPRATTISRMGETVADLIAGDLTISRLSVAAGLLSDLARS; from the coding sequence ATGATCGACACCACCCAAGCCCTGCGCCCCTGGCGCGACCGCCTGATCGCCCTGAGGTCCGAAAGGCCGGACCTGGCGCGGTTCGTGACCAACGCGCTGCGCTCGGCCGACGAGCAGGATTTGCTGCTTTATCCGCCCCCGACCCTTGAAACGCTGCTCGAGACGGCGTTTTCCCATATCGGCCAACGCACCCCGGGCAAGGCCGAGATTCGCATCTGGACGCCCGATCCCGAAATGATTTCGGGAGTGACGATCATCGACATCTATTCGGCCGATACCCCCTTCATCGTCGATTCCGCCCTCGCCGCCATCAGGGCCGCGGGCGGCTCGATCCGGTTCATGACCCATCCCGCCGTCGTCGTGGACGACACCGTCACCCCCTGGCGGGTGATCGAGGAGACCGAAGGCGCCCGCAAGGAAAGCGTGCTCCAGGTCCATATCGACACACCGTCCGACCCCCATGCGCTCTCGGTGATTTCCGAGGAACTGACCCAGACCATGGCACAGGTCCGCGCCGCGGTTGTCGACTGGCGCGACATGCTCGAGCGCCTGCGCAATGCCGTGGTCGCCTATCGCGCCCACCCGCCCGCCATGCGCGAACAGGCCCTGACCGAGGCGATCCATTTTCTCGCCTGGCTGGCCGATCACAATTTCACCTTCCTGGGCATGCGCGAATACCGGCTGACCGGGGAAGGCGAGGACCGCACGCTCGTGCCCCTCGAGGGATCGGGCCTGGGCATATTGCGCGACCCCGACTACCTCTATCTGCGTCAGGGCACGCGCTACGTCCATATGAACGGCCAGCACCTTGCTTTCCTCGCCACCGACGAGCCCCTGATGGTCACCAAGGCCAACAGGCGTTCGCTTGTGCACAGGCGCGTACATATGGATTACGTGGGCATCAAGACCTTCGATCCGGACGGCACCATCACCGGCGAACTGCGCATATTGGGGCTTTTCACATCCGCCTCGCTGGCCACCCCGGTCCACGAAGTGCCGCTGATCCGGCGCAAGATTGCCGAAGTGATGCGCCAATCGGGTTTCGACCCGCGCTCGCACGCCGGCAAGGCGCTGATGAACACGCTGGACAATTACCCTCGCGACGAGCTGTTCCAGATTTCCCAGAACGAGCTTTTCGAATTCGCCAATGTGATCGCCACGTTGCCGGACCGCCCCAGGGTACGGGTTCTTCCCCGCATCGACAGGTTCGACAATTTCGTTTCGGTGCTCGTTTACCTGCCGCGCGACCGCTTCGATTCCAACGTCCGGGCCCGGATCGGCGAATATCTTGCCACCCGTTATGAAGGTCGGGTTTCGGCCTTTGCCCCCGACTTTCCCGAAGGTGACCTGGCGCGGGTTCATTTCATTATCGGGCGCAATGGCGGCCCCACGCCCCGCCCCGATCGTGAAGCGCTGGAAGCTGAAATTTCCGAACTGACGCGCACCTTTGCCGACCGCCTGCTTTCGGCGGCACCCCGGCCCGGCGACATCGCCGATTATGCAAGCGCCTTTTCCGCCGACTACCAGGTGGCCCACTCCCACGCCGATGCGCTCGACGACATCGCCGTGTTCAAGGCGCTCGGACCGGACAATCCGCTGGCCGTTCGCCTGAGCCGGGGGACCGAGGGGCCCGCCAGCCTGACGCTCAACGTCTATCACAGAGCCGATCCCATTCCCCTCTCGGCCCGCGTGCCCATGCTGGAAAATTTCGGATTTTCGGTGATCGACGAGCGCACCTACACAATACACCCGCTCGGCCCGCAGCCCCGCTTTTTGCACGCCATGTCGATAAGGACCAGCGACGGCACAGAAATCGATCTCGGTGAAAGCGCACGGCGCATCGAGGACGGAATACTGGCCGTCTCCAGCGGGTTGGTCGAAAATGACGGCTACAACCGGCTCACCCTCACAGCCGGGCTCGGCCACACGGACGTCGCCATATTGCGCGCGCTTGGACGCTATCTCAAACAGGTCGGCATCGCCTGGTCGCAGACCTACATCTGGACGGCGCTTTCGGTCCATCCGGCTACGGCCAGCGCGCTGGTCGAATTGTTTCACACCCTGCATGATCCCCATATCGATGCGGACCGCGAAGCCGCAGCCCAAACGCTGCGCGCTGAAATCGCCGCCGGGCTCGAAACCATCACCTCGATCGACGAAGACCGGATCATCCGGCGGCTGCTCAACCTGATCGAAGCGAGCGTTCGCACAAATCTCTATCAGCGCGTAGACGGCAAGCCGCGCCCGGCACTGGCCATCAAGTTCGACGCGACCCGGCTCGAAGGCATCCCCCAACCGCGCCCGTGGCGGGAAATCTTCGTTTATTCCCCACGCGTGGAAGGCATCCACATGCGCGGCGGGCCGATCGCCCGTGGCGGCTTGCGCTGGTCGGACCGTGCCGAAGATTTCCGCACCGAAATCCTGGGACTGGTCAAGGCGCAGATGGTCAAGAATGCGGTGATCGTGCCGGTCGGCGCCAAGGGCGGATTCGTGCCGCGCCTCATGCCGGCCAGTCCCGACCGCGACACCTTCCTGGCCGAAGGCACGGCCTGCTACAAGATTTTCGTTTCCAGCCTGCTCGATGTGACCGACAATCTGATCGGCGATACCGTCCTGCCGCCCGAGGAGATTTTCAGGCGCGACGGGGACGATCCCTATCTCGTTGTCGCTGCCGACAAGGGCACGGCGAGCTTTTCCGATACGGCAAACGCCATATCGGAGTCCCGCGATTTCTGGCTCGGCGATGCCTTCGCCTCGGGCGGATCGGCCGGCTACGACCACAAGAAGATGGGCATTACCGCCCGCGGTGGCTGGGAGGCGGTCAAGCGCCATTTCCGCGAAATCGACATCGATATCCAGACCCAGCCCTTTACCGTGGCCGGCGTCGGCGACATGAGCGGGGACGTTTTCGGCAATGGCATGCTGCTATCGCCAAAAATCAGGCTGGTTGCCGCCTTCGATCACCGCGATATCTTCATCGATCCCGACCCCGACATCGAAAAAAGCCTAGCCGAGCGCGAGCGGCTGTTCGCGCTACCGCGCTCGAGCTGGCAGGACTATGATGCCGCGCTGATTTCTCAAGGCGGCGGGGTGTTTTCGCGCCAGGCCAAATCCATTCCTCTGTCGCCCCAGATGCAGACGCTGCTGGACCTGACCGGGGTCAGTGCCTCGCCAAGCGAAATCATGTCGGCGATCCTGCGGGCCGATATCGACCTGCTCTGGTTCGGCGGCATCGGCACCTATATCCGCGCAACCGATGAAACCGACGCGTCGGTGGGCGACAAGGCCAATGACGCCATCCGGGTTCCCGCACAGGCGGTGCGCGCCAAGGTGATCGGCGAGGGCGCCAATCTCGGGCTCACCCAGCGCGGGCGCATCGAATATGCGCTCAACGGCGGGCGCATCAACACCGACGCCATCGACAATTCCGCCGGTGTCAATTCGTCGGACCTTGAAGTCAACATCAAGATCGCGCTGTCCGATATGGTGCGCTCGGGCAGCCTGGCGATAGAGGACCGCAACAGTTTTCTCGTCGAAATGACCGACGAGGTTGCCGAGCTTTGCCTGCGCAACAATTATCTGCAGACCCTTGCCCTGTCCCTCGCCCAACGACGCGGCATGACCGATTTTCCCGACATGGTCGATTTCATGGACGAACTCGAGGCGGCCGGGGAGCTCGACAGGGCCGTCGAATACTTGCCTGACGATGCGATGCTGGCCGAACGGGCGGCGAGCGGGGCGGCGCTGACCCGGCCCGAACTCGCAGTGCTGCTCGCCTACGCCAAACTGACACTCTATGGCGATCTGCTCAAATCCCCGGTGCCCGACGATCCCTATCTGGCGCGCGAGCTGTTCCGCTATTTCCCCGAAACGCTCAAATCGCGCTATCCTCAAACCATCGAAAACCACCGCCTGCGGCGCGAGGTAATCGCAACGGTGCTCTCCAATGCGATGATCAATCGCGGCGGACCCGCTTTCGTCACACGATTGACCTCGATCACCGCAGCCGAGCCCGGCGCCGTTGCCTTTGCCTATGCGGCGGCCCGCGACAGTTTCGATCTGGCAGGGCTCAACGCCGCCATCGACGATCTCGACACCCGCGTATCGGGCGACACCCAACTGGCCCTCTACGCCGAAGTCCAGGGTCTGCAGGTGAGCATGGCCCTGTGGTTCCTGCGCAACGAGGATTTTTCCGGCGGGCTTTCCGATATGATCGAACGGTATCGGGCCGGCATATCGACCATAAGGGCGGCCCTTTCCGACCTCGTCTCTCCCTTCCTGGCCGAGGCCGTTGCCAGCCAGGAACAGGGCTTTGAGGCCGGGGGTACGCCACCCGATCTGGCCCGCTCCATTGCCGCGCTCTCGGTCCTCTCGCTGGCGCCCGATGCGGTGCTGGTGGCGCACAAATGCAATGCCGAGGTGCGCGATGCCGCCAGGGCGATGTTTGCGGTGATCGAAATGTTCAGGCTGGGCCGGCTGACCGAACAGGGCGCGGCCATCGATGCCGCCGACCGGTTCGACCGCATGGCCATCGACAGGGCGCTCGCCAACCTCACCCGGGGCCTGCGCGATCTGACGACCGACATCCTCTCATCCGGTGATGGGCCGGTCGAGGACCGGATCGCGGCCTGGAAGACCCCGCGTGCGACAACGATTTCGCGCATGGGGGAAACCGTGGCCGACCTGATCGCCGGCGATCTGACGATTTCGAGACTTTCGGTCGCCGCCGGGCTGCTCAGCGATCTGGCGCGGAGCTAG
- the ppa gene encoding inorganic diphosphatase, with protein sequence MNIDAIPAGKNPPEDLNVIIEVPLGGEPIKYEIDKDSGALFVDRFLYTPMRYPGNYGFVPHTLCGDGDPLDVIVLNSRPLVPGAVVRSRPVGVLFMEDDGGQDEKILAVPVSKLTRMYDGINDVTDLPEIQVERVKHFFMHYKDLEPGKWAKIERIGGVEDARRVIVESMEMAKKG encoded by the coding sequence ATGAATATCGACGCGATCCCGGCGGGCAAGAACCCGCCCGAAGACCTCAATGTCATCATCGAAGTGCCCCTGGGCGGCGAGCCGATCAAATACGAGATCGACAAGGATTCCGGCGCGCTGTTCGTGGACCGCTTTCTCTATACGCCCATGCGCTATCCGGGAAATTACGGCTTTGTGCCCCACACGCTGTGCGGCGACGGCGATCCGCTCGACGTCATCGTGCTCAATTCCCGCCCGCTGGTGCCCGGTGCCGTGGTGCGCTCGCGCCCGGTCGGCGTATTGTTCATGGAAGACGACGGCGGACAGGATGAAAAAATTCTCGCCGTTCCCGTGTCCAAGCTCACCCGCATGTATGATGGGATCAACGACGTGACCGATCTTCCCGAAATCCAGGTCGAGCGCGTCAAGCATTTCTTCATGCACTACAAGGATCTCGAGCCGGGCAAATGGGCCAAGATCGAGCGCATCGGCGGCGTCGAGGACGCACGCAGGGTGATCGTCGAGTCCATGGAAATGGCCAAAAAGGGTTGA
- the leuC gene encoding 3-isopropylmalate dehydratase large subunit codes for MSAKTLYDKIWDDHVVAYNEDGTAILYIDRHLVHEVTSPQAFEGLRLSGRKVRAPERTLAVVDHNVPTSDRTHGIDDPESKIQVDTLAKNAVDFGVEYYNELDMRQGIVHIVGPEQGFTLPGMTIVCGDSHTSTHGAFGALAHGIGTSEVEHVLATQTLIQSKAKNMRVTVNGSLPDGVTAKDIILAIIGEIGTAGGNGHVIEFAGQAIRELSMEGRMTVCNMTIEGGARAGLIAPDEKTFAYVKDRPRAPKGKAYDMALDYWKSLYTDEGATFDKEVVLDAANLPPIVSWGSSPEDVISVTGAVPNPDDIADANRRASKKRALEYMGLTAGTKITDIELDRVFLGSCTNGRIEDLRAAAAIVKGHTVHPRVNAMVVPGSGLVKAQAEAEGLDKIFIAAGFDWREPGCSMCLAMNADKLAPGERCASTSNRNFEGRQGFKGRTHLVSPIMAAAAAIKGHFVDIREWPTA; via the coding sequence ATGAGCGCAAAGACCCTCTATGACAAGATCTGGGACGACCACGTTGTCGCATATAACGAGGACGGCACAGCCATTCTCTATATCGACCGTCACCTCGTCCACGAAGTCACGAGCCCGCAGGCGTTCGAGGGTCTGCGCCTGTCCGGCCGCAAGGTGCGCGCGCCCGAGCGCACGCTGGCCGTCGTCGATCACAACGTTCCCACCTCCGATCGCACCCACGGGATCGACGACCCGGAATCCAAGATCCAGGTCGATACGCTGGCCAAGAATGCGGTCGATTTCGGCGTCGAATATTACAACGAGCTCGACATGCGCCAGGGCATCGTCCACATCGTGGGCCCCGAGCAGGGCTTTACGCTCCCCGGCATGACGATCGTCTGCGGTGATAGCCATACCTCGACTCACGGCGCGTTCGGCGCGCTGGCCCACGGCATCGGCACCTCGGAAGTCGAGCACGTTCTGGCCACCCAGACGCTGATCCAGTCCAAAGCCAAGAATATGCGTGTCACCGTCAACGGCTCGCTGCCGGACGGGGTGACGGCCAAGGACATCATCCTCGCCATCATCGGCGAGATCGGCACCGCCGGCGGCAATGGCCACGTCATCGAATTTGCCGGCCAAGCCATCCGCGAGTTGTCCATGGAAGGCCGCATGACGGTCTGCAACATGACGATCGAAGGCGGGGCTCGCGCCGGGCTGATCGCCCCCGACGAAAAGACTTTCGCCTATGTCAAGGACCGCCCGCGCGCGCCCAAGGGCAAAGCATACGACATGGCGCTCGATTACTGGAAATCGCTCTATACCGACGAAGGCGCCACATTTGACAAGGAAGTGGTGCTCGATGCGGCCAATCTGCCGCCGATCGTTTCCTGGGGCTCATCCCCCGAAGACGTGATCTCGGTGACCGGCGCCGTTCCCAATCCCGATGACATCGCCGACGCCAACCGGCGCGCATCGAAAAAGCGGGCGCTCGAATATATGGGGCTGACCGCCGGAACGAAAATCACCGATATCGAGCTCGACCGGGTGTTTCTGGGCTCGTGCACCAATGGGCGCATCGAAGACCTGCGGGCCGCCGCGGCGATCGTCAAGGGCCACACGGTTCACCCACGTGTCAACGCCATGGTTGTCCCCGGTTCGGGACTGGTCAAGGCGCAGGCCGAAGCCGAGGGCCTCGACAAGATCTTCATCGCAGCCGGATTCGACTGGCGCGAACCGGGCTGTTCGATGTGCTTGGCCATGAACGCCGACAAGCTGGCACCGGGCGAGCGCTGCGCCTCGACCTCGAACCGCAATTTCGAGGGCCGCCAGGGCTTTAAGGGCCGCACGCACCTGGTCTCGCCCATCATGGCGGCCGCCGCAGCCATCAAGGGCCATTTTGTCGATATCCGCGAGTGGCCCACCGCCTGA
- a CDS encoding metallopeptidase family protein has translation MAEPSQGDAKLWGPLAAPSLDDIEALAIEALEALPEPFRSMSRGVECRVAEFPTEEICKDMDLESPFDLMGLFEGIGMTDDGIIPQTGQMPNRVWLYRRPILDYWAEHTDTLGEIVTHVLVHEIGHHFGLSDDDMYAIDDGLR, from the coding sequence ATGGCCGAGCCGTCCCAGGGCGATGCAAAACTGTGGGGGCCGCTGGCGGCCCCTTCCCTCGATGACATCGAGGCACTGGCCATCGAAGCGCTCGAGGCACTGCCCGAGCCGTTCAGGTCCATGTCACGCGGCGTCGAATGCCGGGTCGCAGAGTTTCCGACCGAAGAAATCTGCAAGGACATGGACCTTGAGAGCCCTTTCGACCTGATGGGCCTGTTCGAGGGGATCGGGATGACCGATGACGGCATCATCCCCCAGACCGGCCAGATGCCCAACCGGGTCTGGCTCTATCGGCGCCCCATCCTCGATTATTGGGCCGAGCACACCGACACGCTGGGCGAAATCGTCACCCACGTTCTCGTTCACGAGATCGGCCACCATTTCGGGCTTTCCGACGACGACATGTACGCCATCGACGATGGACTACGCTGA
- a CDS encoding GGDEF domain-containing protein: protein MTGALLVFWVIVALCTIKAGAFLALARFDPKNRGAVWFAAAFAAAATSFLGEIVLTTGFYPGPTRMVIALAMVAMFVLVSYGLAIRYRVDLHPGGGWAIVAASALLYWLILDLPREDFVRQFLYQIPYALLSLLSLSVIWRSRAKKRHDWLFIWLFLALALHFLAKPFLALWTGGVGATATGFSSTVYAGLSTASGAVLLLILATGGLALMLSDTAGRLIQKAERDAETGLLNREGFTTHAERRTLALGETEPAEHIDLTLTLIAIKATAQEHPAALPLKAMAKLIADNVSNDALVGRMADRDFAILSPQTNLMAARRAAEALRIAAGERLSMPDRIVTLSIGITEREKGEVYADLLARGLWALDEAERAGGNCVRLAARSSFGVAAIRRG from the coding sequence ATGACCGGCGCGTTGCTTGTATTTTGGGTTATCGTCGCCCTTTGCACCATCAAGGCCGGTGCGTTTCTGGCCCTGGCCCGCTTTGACCCCAAAAACCGGGGCGCCGTCTGGTTTGCTGCGGCCTTTGCGGCCGCCGCTACCAGTTTTCTCGGCGAGATTGTCCTAACCACCGGCTTTTACCCCGGACCGACGCGGATGGTGATCGCCCTGGCCATGGTCGCCATGTTCGTTCTCGTCTCCTATGGCTTGGCCATCCGATACCGCGTCGACCTGCATCCCGGTGGTGGTTGGGCCATCGTGGCCGCATCCGCTCTGCTCTACTGGCTCATTCTGGACCTGCCGCGCGAGGATTTCGTTCGCCAGTTCCTTTACCAGATCCCCTATGCGCTCCTGAGCCTTCTTTCGCTGTCGGTCATCTGGCGCTCGCGCGCGAAAAAGCGACACGACTGGTTGTTTATCTGGCTTTTCCTCGCCCTGGCGCTGCATTTCCTGGCCAAGCCCTTCCTCGCGCTCTGGACCGGTGGTGTCGGAGCAACAGCTACAGGATTTTCCAGCACGGTCTATGCCGGACTTTCAACGGCATCGGGAGCCGTCCTTCTGCTGATCCTGGCGACCGGCGGGCTGGCACTCATGCTCAGCGATACGGCAGGCCGCCTGATCCAGAAGGCCGAACGCGATGCCGAGACCGGCCTGCTCAACCGGGAGGGCTTTACCACCCACGCCGAGCGTCGGACGTTGGCGCTGGGCGAGACCGAGCCGGCCGAACATATTGACCTGACCCTGACCCTGATCGCCATCAAGGCGACCGCGCAGGAACATCCCGCCGCCTTGCCATTAAAGGCGATGGCCAAGCTGATCGCCGATAACGTCTCGAACGATGCTCTGGTGGGGCGCATGGCCGACCGCGATTTCGCTATCCTTTCCCCCCAGACCAACCTGATGGCCGCGCGCCGGGCCGCAGAAGCCCTGCGCATTGCGGCCGGTGAACGCCTGAGCATGCCGGACCGGATCGTCACACTGAGCATCGGGATCACCGAGCGCGAAAAGGGCGAGGTCTATGCCGATTTGCTGGCGCGCGGCCTATGGGCCCTCGATGAAGCCGAACGGGCCGGCGGCAATTGTGTGCGTCTGGCGGCCCGCTCCAGTTTCGGCGTGGCCGCCATCCGACGGGGATAG
- a CDS encoding ATP-dependent Clp protease proteolytic subunit, with translation MSTLGTPAPRKSTGRAVIDRLASIEDGMILKTVFFAMLAGAAWVLASDYFELNAIRPADLAVTPGDPLLPAVDRPEIDPDNPAYRPLEHITTPPEQLAEPLSIELVDGGVLMLSGTIVPGAATRFADEIGRRGDYVETVALNSPGGSVEDALVIGRLIRENGFDTAVGDGALCGSSCPLVLAGGVERIVSDNAAVGVHQIYAGAGGDQIGSAQAMSDAQSVTARIARYLEEMDIDPLVWINAMETPPDRLYFLTMEEMEQTRLAALS, from the coding sequence ATGAGCACCCTTGGCACCCCGGCGCCACGGAAAAGCACGGGGCGGGCGGTTATCGACAGACTTGCCTCGATTGAGGACGGAATGATCCTCAAGACGGTGTTCTTTGCCATGCTGGCCGGCGCGGCATGGGTCCTGGCCAGCGACTATTTCGAGCTCAATGCGATCCGGCCCGCCGATCTGGCGGTGACCCCGGGCGATCCCCTGCTGCCGGCCGTTGACCGGCCCGAAATCGACCCGGACAATCCCGCCTATCGGCCGCTCGAACATATCACGACGCCGCCCGAACAACTCGCCGAGCCGCTTTCGATCGAACTGGTCGATGGTGGCGTGCTGATGCTTTCGGGCACCATCGTTCCGGGCGCGGCCACGCGCTTTGCCGATGAAATCGGGAGACGGGGCGATTACGTGGAAACCGTGGCGCTCAATTCGCCCGGCGGGTCGGTCGAGGATGCGCTGGTCATCGGAAGGCTGATCCGGGAAAACGGCTTTGACACTGCGGTTGGCGATGGCGCCTTATGCGGCTCGTCCTGCCCTTTGGTGCTGGCCGGCGGTGTGGAGCGGATCGTATCTGACAATGCGGCCGTTGGCGTCCACCAGATCTATGCGGGTGCCGGCGGCGATCAGATCGGGTCGGCGCAGGCCATGTCGGACGCCCAGTCGGTGACGGCGCGCATTGCACGCTATCTCGAGGAAATGGACATCGATCCCCTTGTATGGATCAATGCCATGGAAACGCCCCCGGACCGGCTCTACTTTCTCACCATGGAAGAAATGGAGCAGACGCGGCTCGCCGCGCTATCCTGA
- a CDS encoding MBL fold metallo-hydrolase, with the protein MTVTRRQTLGLGLSTLAALGVTTVLPRTAFGQQPEGDLYPSDAGDFFVHPISHASLVIETPSGVIYVDPVGGAELYSYLPPPDLILITHEHGDHFDPETLEAIVAEGTEIIANPAVHAMLPEALASNAREMANGDSDSFGDIEIEAIPAYNTTEDRLQYHPQGRDNGYILTIGGKRVYIAGDTEDIPEMRALEDISVAFVPMNLPFTMSEEQAASGVAAFLPTYVYPYHYQESDIDLFEQLLMEEAEGGTEVVRGEWY; encoded by the coding sequence ATGACCGTAACCCGCCGTCAAACACTGGGCCTGGGCCTATCGACCCTGGCCGCACTCGGTGTCACCACAGTCCTGCCCCGGACCGCGTTCGGCCAACAACCCGAGGGCGACCTCTATCCCTCCGACGCCGGCGACTTTTTCGTCCATCCGATCTCCCATGCCTCGCTGGTGATCGAAACGCCATCGGGCGTGATCTATGTCGATCCCGTGGGCGGCGCCGAACTTTATTCCTATCTGCCGCCGCCCGACCTAATCCTCATTACCCACGAACATGGCGACCATTTCGACCCCGAAACGCTCGAGGCTATCGTCGCCGAGGGTACCGAAATCATTGCCAATCCGGCAGTCCATGCAATGCTGCCCGAAGCGCTGGCATCCAATGCGCGGGAAATGGCCAATGGCGACAGCGACAGCTTCGGCGACATCGAAATCGAGGCGATCCCGGCCTACAACACAACCGAAGACCGGCTGCAATATCATCCGCAGGGTCGCGACAATGGCTATATCCTCACCATTGGCGGCAAGCGCGTCTATATCGCCGGGGATACCGAAGACATTCCCGAAATGCGGGCGCTCGAGGATATTTCCGTTGCCTTCGTGCCCATGAACCTGCCCTTCACAATGTCCGAAGAGCAGGCGGCATCGGGCGTTGCGGCATTCCTGCCGACCTATGTCTATCCCTATCACTACCAGGAGAGCGACATAGACCTGTTCGAGCAATTGCTGATGGAAGAGGCGGAAGGCGGCACCGAAGTGGTGCGCGGCGAGTGGTATTAG
- a CDS encoding ATP-dependent Clp protease adaptor ClpS yields MSDTSTKQRTQTKLKTARPKLHKVILINDDYTPREFVVKVLESVFRLAEPQAESIMMTAHQKGAAVIAVYTKEIAETKADEAIELSQQFGFPLMVTTEPEE; encoded by the coding sequence ATGAGCGATACTTCGACCAAGCAACGCACTCAGACAAAGCTCAAGACCGCGCGGCCCAAACTGCATAAGGTCATTCTCATCAATGATGACTACACGCCGCGCGAATTTGTGGTGAAGGTTCTCGAATCGGTTTTCCGGCTCGCCGAGCCACAGGCGGAATCGATCATGATGACCGCGCACCAGAAGGGCGCCGCGGTCATCGCGGTTTACACCAAGGAAATCGCCGAGACCAAGGCTGATGAGGCCATCGAATTGTCCCAGCAGTTCGGATTTCCGCTCATGGTCACGACCGAGCCCGAAGAATAG